The following are from one region of the Phormidium sp. PBR-2020 genome:
- a CDS encoding cytochrome c biogenesis protein CcdA, with the protein MTPLYDLQQFADHLVSDQLTHLNGLTLVVVLLAGLLTSLTPCTLSMLPITLGYIGGYESKRPGQGARQSLWFSLGLATTLAGLGLGAALLGRVYGQIGKGLPLLVAAIAIIMGLNLLEALPLRLPSFDSMGWISESWPHGVRSYGLGVTFGLVASPCSTPVLATLLAWVSSTGNPLLGSCLLLAYTIGYVAPLILAGTFAASLEKLLSLRRWSSWITPASGALLVGFGVFTLVFRLLPTV; encoded by the coding sequence ATGACCCCTCTCTATGACCTACAACAGTTTGCTGACCATCTCGTGAGCGACCAACTGACTCATCTCAATGGTCTCACCCTTGTGGTGGTTCTCCTCGCCGGCCTTCTAACCAGCTTAACCCCCTGTACCCTGTCCATGTTGCCCATCACCCTGGGCTATATTGGCGGCTATGAATCGAAACGTCCCGGTCAGGGGGCCCGTCAATCCCTGTGGTTTTCCCTGGGGTTGGCGACCACCCTGGCCGGCTTAGGCTTAGGGGCCGCCCTGTTGGGACGAGTCTATGGTCAAATCGGCAAGGGCCTGCCTCTTCTGGTGGCGGCGATCGCCATTATCATGGGACTCAATCTCCTAGAGGCCCTGCCCTTGCGTCTTCCCTCCTTCGATAGCATGGGTTGGATTTCCGAGAGTTGGCCCCATGGGGTGCGATCGTATGGACTCGGGGTCACCTTTGGCCTCGTGGCCTCCCCATGCAGTACCCCCGTCCTGGCGACTCTCCTGGCCTGGGTCTCCAGTACCGGCAACCCTCTCCTCGGCAGTTGTCTCCTGTTAGCCTATACCATAGGATATGTCGCCCCCCTAATTTTGGCGGGAACCTTTGCGGCCAGTTTAGAGAAATTATTATCCCTACGGCGTTGGTCCAGTTGGATTACCCCCGCCAGTGGGGCCTTATTAGTAGGGTTTGGTGTCTTTACCCTTGTCTTTCGTTTGCTGCCGACTGTCTAA
- a CDS encoding phytoene/squalene synthase family protein, whose protein sequence is MNWPNDALEVLKQTSRTFYIPIVQLPANLQEAVTSAYLCMRAIDEIEDHPHLDNATKARLLRSLSLQLQTGTGENDQFSPDWGDSYDQLPEVTVRVSDWAKLAPDSIAPRIWDATAAMADRMAFWADRNWTVNTVTDLDSYTFSVAGAVGLLLSDLWAWYDNTQTSRMEAIGFGRGLQTVNILRNHREDKARGVDFFPNDWTATQMQAYARHNLEFAERYTNALPKGPALDFCRIPLVLAQGTLKTLALGKPKLSRDDVMQLIGQVSHG, encoded by the coding sequence ATGAACTGGCCCAACGATGCCCTAGAGGTGCTGAAACAGACGAGTCGCACCTTTTATATTCCCATTGTCCAGCTTCCTGCAAACCTTCAGGAAGCCGTGACCTCCGCCTACCTCTGTATGCGGGCCATTGACGAGATTGAAGACCATCCCCATCTCGACAATGCCACCAAAGCCCGACTACTGCGATCGCTGTCCCTGCAATTGCAAACGGGAACGGGCGAAAACGACCAATTCAGCCCCGACTGGGGAGACAGTTACGACCAACTCCCGGAAGTCACCGTACGAGTCAGTGACTGGGCTAAACTGGCCCCCGACAGCATCGCCCCCCGCATTTGGGATGCCACCGCCGCCATGGCCGATCGCATGGCCTTCTGGGCTGATCGCAACTGGACGGTCAACACCGTCACCGACCTCGATAGCTATACCTTCAGCGTCGCGGGGGCTGTGGGACTTCTCCTATCCGATCTCTGGGCCTGGTATGACAACACCCAAACCAGTCGCATGGAGGCCATCGGCTTCGGACGCGGACTACAAACGGTGAACATTCTCCGCAACCATCGCGAAGACAAAGCCCGAGGGGTGGACTTCTTCCCCAACGATTGGACAGCGACGCAAATGCAGGCCTATGCCCGCCATAACCTGGAATTTGCCGAACGCTACACCAACGCCCTGCCCAAAGGCCCCGCCCTGGACTTTTGCCGGATTCCTTTGGTATTAGCCCAAGGAACCCTCAAAACCCTGGCCCTGGGCAAACCCAAACTCAGCCGCGATGATGTCATGCAGCTGATTGGACAGGTGAGTCATGGATAA
- a CDS encoding CTP synthase: MTKFIFITGGVVSSIGKGIVAASLGRLLKSRNYSVSILKLDPYINVDPGTMSPFQHGEVFVTQDGAETDLDLGHYERFTDTSMSRLNSVTTGSIYQSVINKERRGDYEGGTVQVIPHITGEIRSRIRRVARNTNPDIVIAEIGGTVGDIESLPFLEAIRQFRKDVGRENLMYVHVTLMPWLRAAGEMKTKPTQHSVKELRSIGIQPDMLVCRCERPLTGGLKEKLSEFCDVPVNRVITAPDASSIYEVPLVLEQEGLAQSVLDCLHLDQRDPDLDGWRTLIDRMKNPQRQLEIAIVGKYIQLSDAYLSVVEALTHAAVQCGSQLKLRWVNSEDLEQFPEGDQLQGVAGIVVPGGFGSRGIDGKINAIRYAREHKVPFFGLCLGMQCAVIEWARHVAHLSDANSSEFDPNTTNPVISLLPEQEDVVDLGGTMRLGLYPCRLTEGTHTFASYNQEVVYERHRHRYEFNNAYRSLFLETGYSISGTSPDGRLVEIIEMPNHPFFVATQFHPEFESRPNHPHPLMEGFIRAALGQPLGTTPRDSSQGDHEDETLESAAQVL; the protein is encoded by the coding sequence ATGACCAAATTTATCTTCATCACCGGCGGCGTCGTCTCCAGTATTGGCAAAGGCATCGTCGCCGCCAGTTTAGGGCGTTTACTCAAGTCCCGAAACTACTCCGTCTCCATCCTCAAGCTCGACCCCTATATTAACGTCGATCCGGGAACCATGAGTCCCTTCCAACATGGGGAAGTCTTCGTCACCCAAGACGGGGCCGAAACCGACCTCGACCTGGGCCATTACGAACGCTTCACGGACACCTCCATGTCCCGCCTCAACAGCGTCACCACCGGGTCCATCTACCAATCCGTCATCAACAAAGAACGGCGAGGGGACTACGAAGGGGGAACCGTCCAAGTCATCCCCCATATTACCGGCGAAATCCGCTCTCGCATTCGTCGCGTTGCCCGCAACACCAACCCCGACATCGTCATCGCCGAAATCGGGGGAACCGTGGGTGACATCGAATCCCTGCCCTTCCTCGAAGCCATCCGGCAATTCCGTAAAGACGTGGGCCGAGAAAACCTCATGTACGTCCATGTCACCCTGATGCCCTGGCTGCGGGCCGCCGGGGAAATGAAAACCAAACCCACCCAGCATTCCGTCAAAGAACTGCGATCGATTGGTATTCAGCCCGATATGCTTGTTTGTCGCTGCGAACGTCCCCTCACCGGAGGACTCAAAGAAAAACTCTCAGAATTTTGCGACGTTCCCGTCAACCGGGTCATCACCGCCCCCGATGCCAGCAGTATTTACGAAGTCCCCCTCGTCCTGGAACAAGAAGGCCTGGCCCAGTCCGTCCTCGACTGTCTCCACCTCGACCAACGAGATCCCGACCTCGACGGCTGGCGAACCCTCATCGATCGCATGAAAAACCCCCAACGGCAACTGGAAATCGCCATCGTCGGGAAATACATCCAACTCTCCGACGCCTATCTCTCCGTCGTCGAAGCCCTCACCCACGCCGCCGTCCAATGTGGCAGCCAACTCAAACTCCGTTGGGTCAACTCCGAAGACCTCGAACAATTCCCCGAAGGTGACCAACTCCAAGGAGTCGCCGGCATCGTCGTCCCCGGCGGCTTCGGCAGTCGTGGCATTGACGGCAAAATCAACGCCATCCGCTATGCCCGAGAACACAAAGTTCCCTTCTTCGGCCTCTGCTTAGGAATGCAATGTGCCGTCATCGAATGGGCCCGCCATGTGGCCCATCTCAGCGATGCCAACAGTTCCGAATTTGACCCCAACACCACCAACCCCGTCATTAGCCTCCTCCCCGAACAAGAAGATGTCGTAGATTTAGGGGGAACCATGCGTCTGGGCCTCTACCCCTGTCGCCTCACCGAAGGAACCCACACCTTTGCCAGCTACAACCAAGAAGTGGTCTACGAACGCCATCGCCACCGCTATGAATTCAACAACGCCTATCGCAGTTTATTCCTCGAAACCGGCTATAGCATCAGTGGCACTTCTCCCGACGGCCGTCTCGTGGAAATCATCGAGATGCCCAACCATCCCTTCTTCGTCGCCACCCAATTCCACCCGGAATTTGAATCTCGGCCCAACCATCCCCATCCCCTCATGGAAGGCTTTATCCGGGCGGCCCTAGGACAACCCCTCGGGACAACCCCCAGGGACTCCTCCCAAGGTGATCATGAGGACGAAACCCTAGAGTCTGCGGCCCAAGTGTTATAA
- a CDS encoding methyltransferase domain-containing protein: MASKQTTKPATLWDRFLGSMLDPLLDREAMNRQFERIDWDMEADRFQLPGLVYPEYYLSQNFHGVTGGYLSPGAAVSYDPITQYVLPPNEDWVRQGGVEAVRSQPRRILDLGCGTGSTTLLLKRTFPEAQVVGLDLSPYMLVMARHKATGEGLKVDWRQGKAEETGFEDNSFDLISLSLLFHETPPAVSQAILGECFRLLTVGGEVVVLDGSQESLRQTPWLMEVFEEPYIAEYAQGDVADWMEQAGFASVETRTHWWIHQVTRGVKPLPGQDSIRDEFPREGDMAFA; encoded by the coding sequence ATGGCTTCTAAACAGACGACGAAACCGGCAACCCTTTGGGACCGTTTTTTGGGGTCGATGCTGGACCCGCTGTTGGACCGGGAGGCGATGAATCGCCAGTTTGAACGGATTGATTGGGACATGGAGGCGGACCGCTTTCAGCTACCGGGGTTAGTCTATCCTGAGTATTATCTCTCTCAGAATTTTCATGGGGTTACGGGGGGCTATCTCAGTCCTGGGGCGGCGGTGTCTTATGATCCCATTACTCAGTATGTGTTGCCCCCCAATGAGGACTGGGTACGGCAGGGGGGGGTTGAGGCAGTGCGATCGCAACCTCGCCGGATTCTGGATTTGGGCTGTGGAACGGGATCGACGACCTTATTGTTGAAGCGAACATTTCCCGAGGCCCAGGTGGTGGGGTTGGATTTGTCCCCCTATATGTTGGTGATGGCCCGGCATAAGGCCACGGGGGAAGGCTTAAAGGTGGACTGGCGACAGGGGAAGGCGGAGGAGACGGGATTTGAGGACAACAGTTTTGATCTGATTTCTCTGTCGTTGCTGTTCCATGAAACACCCCCGGCGGTGAGTCAGGCAATTTTAGGGGAATGCTTCCGCCTGTTGACTGTCGGCGGCGAGGTGGTGGTCCTGGATGGGAGTCAGGAGAGTTTACGGCAAACCCCCTGGTTGATGGAGGTGTTTGAGGAACCCTATATTGCTGAGTATGCCCAGGGGGATGTGGCGGACTGGATGGAACAGGCAGGATTCGCTAGCGTAGAAACACGGACACATTGGTGGATTCATCAAGTGACCCGAGGGGTGAAGCCGTTACCGGGCCAGGACTCGATTCGGGATGAGTTCCCCAGAGAAGGAGACATGGCGTTTGCCTAA
- a CDS encoding HAD family phosphatase yields the protein MVLKAVIFDFNGIIINDEAIHLELIAQLLLSENLRPEPEEIQSVCLGRSDRAGLQALWERQGRVLTPESLQELMERKSQGYRQRIEALAELPSYPGLVDFILKLRLENLHLALVTGALRQEVESVLDQMELLSQFPVRVTGDDTVASKPDPEGYLLAVQGLNEQHPELGVQPEDCLAIEDSPAGIEAARRAGMQVVGVANTYPVHMLQRRVDWVVDELGELELERVQAAFNPTPAVSL from the coding sequence ATGGTATTAAAAGCGGTTATTTTTGATTTTAATGGCATCATTATTAATGATGAGGCAATTCATCTGGAGTTGATTGCTCAGTTGCTCTTGTCGGAGAACTTACGACCCGAGCCAGAGGAGATTCAATCGGTCTGTTTGGGGAGGAGCGATCGCGCGGGCTTACAGGCGTTATGGGAACGTCAGGGCCGGGTGTTAACCCCCGAGTCGTTGCAGGAGTTGATGGAACGCAAATCTCAGGGCTATCGTCAACGGATTGAGGCCTTGGCTGAGTTACCGAGTTATCCGGGGTTGGTTGATTTTATCCTCAAGTTACGGCTGGAGAATTTACACTTAGCCCTGGTGACTGGGGCCTTGCGGCAAGAGGTGGAGTCGGTGTTAGACCAGATGGAATTGTTGTCTCAGTTTCCGGTGCGGGTGACGGGGGATGATACGGTGGCCAGTAAGCCTGACCCTGAGGGGTATTTATTGGCGGTGCAGGGGTTAAATGAACAGCATCCTGAGTTGGGGGTGCAACCGGAGGACTGTTTGGCGATTGAAGATAGTCCAGCGGGGATTGAGGCGGCCCGACGGGCGGGAATGCAGGTGGTGGGGGTGGCGAATACCTATCCGGTGCATATGTTACAGCGGCGGGTGGATTGGGTCGTCGATGAGTTGGGCGAGTTGGAGTTGGAGCGGGTTCAGGCGGCGTTTAACCCCACTCCGGCGGTGAGTTTGTGA
- a CDS encoding DUF2283 domain-containing protein: MLLYDSEADVLYIDFFNPPRPCEDTELTDDDIVIRYDQFDEVVGLTVLHASSR; the protein is encoded by the coding sequence ATGCTTTTATACGATTCTGAGGCAGATGTCCTCTATATTGATTTTTTCAATCCTCCCCGGCCCTGTGAGGATACAGAATTGACCGATGATGATATTGTGATTCGTTATGATCAGTTCGATGAGGTCGTGGGGTTAACGGTGCTTCATGCGAGTTCCCGTTAG
- the cas1 gene encoding CRISPR-associated endonuclease Cas1, whose product MQTLYVSQQGCYVCLKGEELLVKQKEKILGTVQLPLLEMVLIFGKSQMTTQAIRSCLWRNIPIAYLSRMGYCYGRILPIERGYRQLARYQQLLTPVDRLLVARQMVQGKLRNSRTILARQNRRRPSLDFEGILQRLDYLMDKAGQAENLDQLLGYEGAGAAQYFSGFGESLQGKDFVFMGRSRRPPGNPVNAMLSFGYQVLWNHLLTLIELQGLDPYLSCLHEGHDGHAALASDLIEEFRAPFVDSLVLYLVNRKMISAVDDFVHHRGGYYLNDTGRRTFLRAFLVRMEETVTDESGQDQPKWHLLQQQVKAYKRFVYKPALGYKPYQIR is encoded by the coding sequence ATGCAAACCCTCTATGTATCTCAACAAGGTTGCTACGTGTGTTTGAAAGGAGAAGAATTGCTGGTGAAACAAAAGGAGAAAATTTTGGGGACGGTGCAATTGCCGTTGTTGGAAATGGTGCTGATTTTTGGCAAGTCCCAGATGACGACTCAGGCAATTCGTAGCTGTTTATGGCGCAATATTCCCATTGCCTATTTGTCTCGGATGGGCTACTGCTATGGCCGCATTTTGCCCATTGAACGGGGCTATCGTCAGTTAGCTCGCTATCAGCAACTGTTGACTCCTGTTGACCGCTTGTTGGTGGCGCGACAGATGGTTCAAGGGAAGTTACGAAATTCTCGAACGATTTTGGCCCGACAAAATCGCCGTCGTCCTTCACTCGATTTTGAGGGAATTTTGCAACGGTTGGACTATCTGATGGACAAGGCGGGACAGGCGGAAAATCTTGACCAGTTATTGGGTTATGAGGGGGCTGGGGCGGCTCAGTATTTCTCGGGATTTGGTGAGTCGTTGCAGGGCAAAGATTTTGTCTTTATGGGTCGCTCTCGTCGTCCTCCGGGAAATCCCGTGAATGCCATGTTGTCTTTTGGCTATCAGGTCTTGTGGAACCATTTGTTAACTCTGATTGAGTTACAGGGACTCGACCCCTATTTGTCCTGTTTACATGAAGGCCATGATGGTCATGCGGCGTTGGCGTCTGATTTGATTGAGGAGTTTCGCGCTCCGTTTGTGGATTCGTTGGTGTTGTATTTGGTGAATCGTAAGATGATTAGTGCTGTGGATGATTTTGTGCATCATCGGGGAGGCTATTATTTGAATGATACGGGACGGCGGACGTTTTTGAGGGCCTTTTTGGTGCGGATGGAGGAGACGGTGACGGATGAGTCGGGACAGGACCAACCGAAGTGGCATTTGTTGCAGCAACAGGTGAAGGCGTATAAGCGGTTTGTCTATAAGCCGGCTTTGGGATATAAGCCTTATCAAATTCGCTAG
- the cas2 gene encoding CRISPR-associated endonuclease Cas2, translated as MFLYLVVYDIPNNKRRQKVHDFLKGYGQRVQYSTFECLLPRAKFVELQERLQGRVDLEEDNIRFYPLSRHTLSQVQVWGVGPPVTEFPESVII; from the coding sequence ATGTTTTTGTATTTGGTGGTGTACGATATCCCAAATAATAAGCGACGCCAAAAGGTTCATGATTTTTTGAAGGGCTATGGACAGCGTGTTCAATATTCGACCTTTGAATGTCTGTTACCTCGGGCGAAGTTTGTTGAGTTACAGGAACGGTTGCAGGGACGGGTGGATTTGGAGGAGGATAATATTCGCTTTTATCCTCTTTCTCGTCATACGTTATCTCAAGTTCAGGTTTGGGGTGTGGGTCCGCCGGTGACGGAGTTTCCAGAGTCGGTCATTATTTAG
- a CDS encoding type III-B CRISPR-associated protein Cas10/Cmr2: MTVTRYWHAKLQGLLNTPVLYPLYPPNATQLRDDWHSFEIPPLSQDAPDPALTPSVLADAITAASDRAAIRHLNLPITYNPDGLTISHLLSGANQQLKLQHDRPLLTDPTPYLQDKQAALRAAIPPSVQDDPKTLFWWLWRCLPVEACRQFQDETLMLLPADPQFPDASIWTHASMTAAFAGAISGDPRQPSDSTSQGDRPYLASFTFSPIQELIKASRKIRDFWAGSWVLHYLCAKVAYKLAQTYGPDSLLYPSLYQQPLIDLWLRQDYPSFKDWIDPPSDRALLTAGFPNVLMLVLPKQRVNAAMQTARQTLLQAWMDIGDEVLGELQQKRHWMPALKADASSWGFWLKTQWQTYWSAVPIGEEGEPLSQDSQSSNPNLQSWIEQQNRIYPQAQLFPQAELQFLQTSQPPNHSGEINIGSWWSDIFGHARASLSQIKNARNWELPTAFGPRSTISGLGPVVHPGGDWISEKDSQRHWRREAGFFDGIEALNATETLKRGLEKVLPQLLHQDGSGRIAPYYPDLTSGVAGYLRSHPDHQPYYQQVCQTLLTQPEFPWLEAAIADMKGKWGIPLIDEGPDDLKNYPPRLLNPGWLVEDADDETIQQLQQQLDQTQDLQLSQTYRQQLLQRRREYREQLQAQLDQHYPNNNPSDWYVLAAGDGDGMSDWLKGKKMGPYADYLPQALQDRSDPDLQAFLKLPKRMGPATHSALSRSLLDFSNQLVPYLTERRYAGRLIYSGGDDILAYTNLWEWDRWLWDIRQCFRGQADPEFNSAGQYWQWRGDDLPQDAQGRPLLSRRPLFTLGERSTISFGLVIAHHSVPLAIALGHLWDAENGAKAHESPGPNGQPQGKDALQVRVLYGSGNVLSATSKFGSFRHWQHLISLNPDQQSLFEQTASLWSQHPAPTREAIAPWTQAFSQRREGFSDDPNAQQAFQQTLQTFIEHLWDSTESPEDLDSQLQAWLKLAAFIQRKRTITLNP; this comes from the coding sequence ATCACTGTGACCCGATACTGGCACGCCAAACTCCAAGGACTCCTGAATACCCCCGTCCTCTATCCCCTCTATCCCCCAAACGCTACCCAGCTACGAGATGACTGGCACAGCTTCGAGATTCCCCCCCTCAGCCAAGACGCCCCAGACCCCGCTCTAACCCCCTCAGTCCTGGCCGATGCCATCACCGCCGCCAGCGATCGCGCCGCCATCCGCCATCTCAACCTCCCCATCACCTACAACCCCGACGGACTCACCATCTCCCACCTCCTCTCCGGGGCCAACCAACAGCTCAAACTGCAACACGATCGCCCCCTCCTCACAGACCCAACCCCCTACCTCCAAGACAAACAAGCGGCCCTAAGAGCCGCCATTCCCCCCTCGGTCCAAGACGACCCCAAAACCCTCTTCTGGTGGTTATGGCGTTGCCTCCCCGTGGAAGCCTGTCGGCAATTCCAAGACGAAACCCTGATGTTGCTGCCAGCGGACCCCCAATTTCCCGATGCCTCCATCTGGACCCATGCCAGCATGACCGCCGCCTTCGCCGGAGCCATCAGCGGAGACCCACGCCAGCCCTCAGACAGCACATCCCAGGGCGATCGCCCCTACCTCGCCAGCTTCACCTTCTCCCCCATCCAAGAACTCATCAAAGCCAGCCGTAAAATCCGCGACTTCTGGGCCGGCTCCTGGGTGCTGCACTACCTCTGTGCCAAAGTCGCCTACAAACTCGCCCAAACCTACGGTCCCGACAGCCTCCTCTATCCCAGCCTCTACCAACAGCCCCTCATCGACCTCTGGCTACGACAAGACTATCCCAGCTTCAAAGATTGGATCGACCCCCCGAGCGATCGCGCCCTCCTCACCGCCGGCTTCCCCAACGTGCTCATGCTCGTCCTGCCCAAACAGCGAGTCAACGCCGCCATGCAAACCGCCCGCCAGACCCTCCTGCAAGCCTGGATGGACATTGGCGACGAAGTCCTCGGGGAACTGCAACAGAAACGCCATTGGATGCCCGCCCTCAAAGCCGATGCCTCCAGTTGGGGCTTCTGGCTCAAAACCCAATGGCAAACCTACTGGAGTGCCGTCCCCATCGGCGAAGAAGGGGAACCCCTCAGCCAAGACAGCCAAAGCAGCAACCCCAACCTCCAATCCTGGATTGAGCAACAAAACCGCATCTATCCCCAAGCCCAACTCTTCCCCCAAGCGGAACTGCAATTCCTGCAAACCAGCCAACCCCCCAACCACTCCGGCGAAATCAACATCGGCTCCTGGTGGTCCGACATTTTCGGTCACGCCCGGGCCAGCCTCAGCCAAATCAAAAACGCCCGCAACTGGGAACTCCCCACCGCCTTCGGCCCCCGTTCCACCATCTCGGGCCTCGGCCCCGTCGTCCATCCCGGCGGGGATTGGATCTCCGAAAAAGACAGTCAACGCCATTGGCGACGAGAAGCCGGATTCTTTGACGGCATCGAAGCCCTCAACGCCACGGAAACCCTCAAACGAGGACTCGAAAAAGTCCTCCCCCAACTCCTGCACCAAGACGGGTCCGGGAGAATCGCCCCCTACTATCCCGACCTCACCTCCGGAGTCGCCGGCTACCTACGCAGCCATCCCGACCATCAACCCTACTATCAACAGGTCTGCCAAACCCTCCTCACCCAGCCAGAATTTCCCTGGTTAGAGGCCGCCATTGCCGACATGAAAGGCAAATGGGGCATCCCCCTCATCGACGAGGGACCCGACGACCTGAAAAACTACCCCCCCCGTCTCCTCAACCCCGGTTGGCTGGTCGAAGACGCCGACGACGAGACCATCCAACAGCTACAACAGCAACTGGACCAGACCCAAGACCTCCAACTCAGCCAAACCTACCGACAGCAACTCCTACAACGGCGACGGGAGTATCGCGAACAACTGCAAGCCCAACTGGACCAGCATTACCCCAACAACAACCCCAGCGACTGGTATGTTCTGGCCGCCGGAGACGGGGATGGCATGAGTGACTGGTTAAAAGGCAAGAAAATGGGCCCCTATGCCGACTATCTCCCCCAAGCCCTCCAAGACCGCAGCGACCCGGACCTACAAGCGTTCCTCAAACTACCCAAACGCATGGGACCCGCCACCCACAGCGCCCTCAGCCGCTCCCTCCTAGACTTTTCCAACCAACTGGTTCCCTACCTCACGGAACGACGCTATGCCGGCCGACTCATCTATAGCGGTGGGGACGACATCCTCGCCTACACCAACCTCTGGGAATGGGACCGTTGGCTGTGGGACATCCGCCAATGCTTCCGAGGTCAAGCGGACCCGGAATTTAACTCCGCCGGGCAATACTGGCAATGGCGAGGAGACGACCTGCCCCAAGATGCCCAAGGTCGCCCCCTCCTCTCCCGTCGTCCCCTCTTCACCCTCGGGGAACGCTCCACCATTAGTTTTGGTCTCGTCATCGCCCATCACTCCGTCCCCCTGGCGATCGCCCTGGGCCATCTCTGGGACGCCGAAAACGGGGCCAAAGCCCACGAAAGCCCCGGCCCCAACGGTCAGCCTCAAGGCAAAGATGCCCTACAAGTGCGAGTCCTCTACGGTAGCGGCAACGTCCTCAGCGCCACCAGTAAATTTGGTAGTTTCCGCCATTGGCAACACCTCATAAGCCTCAACCCAGACCAGCAGTCCCTCTTTGAACAGACCGCCAGCCTCTGGAGTCAACATCCTGCCCCCACACGAGAGGCGATCGCCCCCTGGACCCAGGCTTTCTCCCAGCGTCGAGAAGGCTTCTCAGACGACCCCAACGCCCAACAAGCCTTCCAGCAGACCCTACAAACCTTCATCGAACATCTCTGGGACAGCACCGAGTCCCCAGAAGACCTGGACAGCCAACTCCAGGCCTGGCTCAAACTCGCCGCCTTTATCCAACGCAAGCGCACCATCACCCTCAACCCTTAA
- a CDS encoding CRISPR-associated protein Cmr3: MPWYTLTPTDVWLFRDAKPFAPGERAWASGAPFPPNGDAIAGAIRQLRQQDDHLTLRGPFLCRTKCPTKPELYFPSPLGFLGTTPLIPYPWHPQGDRIAALWDRNAPAPLLPPNLDQVPDANPKGDGQLRQYLPASAIQTYLESGTIPDADWRLKEGEDKEPWSLETRSHNAIQSETRTVKLADGYFVENAIRLHPNWALAIELDCELDSPSTLRLGGEGHRAILERCDPLDAQWQALQAQSQQNRQRQDPSIAYLITPGVFERHHTSKNGHNSGFRTGRATCRPYPWEWKLAPSRHQNQPNPNGPRDPGLVSFASGSAVPISRRLRQSNTHHSAPAPQVFAAPPGSLYYLNQPQPLYQDRDDINPKTRRWRQLGYSELLWVVPPPS, encoded by the coding sequence ATGCCTTGGTACACCCTCACCCCCACCGACGTTTGGCTATTTCGGGATGCCAAACCCTTCGCCCCCGGAGAACGGGCCTGGGCTTCCGGGGCCCCCTTCCCCCCCAACGGAGATGCGATCGCCGGGGCCATCCGCCAACTGCGACAACAAGACGACCATCTCACCTTGCGAGGTCCCTTCCTCTGCCGAACCAAGTGCCCAACCAAGCCAGAACTCTACTTCCCCAGTCCCCTCGGCTTCCTCGGCACCACCCCCCTCATCCCCTACCCCTGGCATCCCCAGGGCGATCGCATTGCCGCCCTTTGGGATCGCAACGCCCCCGCCCCCCTCTTACCCCCCAACCTCGACCAAGTCCCCGACGCCAACCCCAAAGGCGATGGGCAACTGCGCCAATATCTCCCGGCCTCGGCCATTCAAACCTACCTAGAATCAGGAACCATCCCCGACGCTGATTGGCGGCTAAAGGAGGGCGAAGACAAAGAACCCTGGAGTTTAGAAACCCGCTCCCACAACGCCATTCAATCCGAAACCCGAACCGTCAAACTGGCCGACGGCTATTTCGTCGAAAACGCCATCCGCCTGCACCCCAACTGGGCCCTGGCCATCGAACTCGACTGTGAACTCGACAGTCCCAGCACCCTACGTCTAGGGGGAGAAGGACACCGAGCCATCCTCGAACGCTGCGACCCCCTCGACGCCCAATGGCAGGCCCTACAAGCCCAATCCCAACAGAACCGCCAGCGTCAGGACCCCAGCATCGCCTATCTCATCACCCCCGGCGTCTTTGAGCGTCACCACACCAGCAAAAACGGACACAACAGCGGATTCCGGACGGGTCGGGCCACCTGTCGCCCCTATCCTTGGGAATGGAAACTAGCCCCCAGTCGCCATCAGAACCAACCCAACCCCAACGGCCCCCGCGACCCCGGATTAGTCAGTTTTGCCAGCGGTAGTGCCGTCCCCATCAGTCGTCGTTTGCGGCAAAGCAACACCCATCACAGCGCCCCCGCCCCCCAAGTGTTCGCCGCCCCTCCCGGTAGTCTCTACTACCTCAACCAACCCCAACCCCTCTATCAAGACCGAGATGACATCAACCCCAAAACTCGCCGCTGGCGGCAACTGGGCTACTCAGAACTCCTCTGGGTCGTCCCCCCTCCCAGCTAA